GTAAATGACTATTGAATAGTGCATATTTCTTACATACGCATGTTTCCCTATCAAAATGTAATATTTGTGAAGATGAATAGAATGAGGGTTGACAACGCAACTGTGAAGTTCGTTGATTAGAGACCACTGAAAGTATAAATTTGAATATTGTATTAACGTTTGAAGCTAATTTCGATTCAGGCTACGTAAATTAATCAATAAAGGAAGGTATTTCGGCCATTCCATGGTtccgtccctttttttttttatggaccTCGTTACCCAAAGATCGCGATACTGACACTAAAATCTCGCCCTTGCGTTATAGGGCCGGAAACCCCCTCGTGTCTTCCTTTCTCAACATGGCACCGAAGGTGAAGAAGGAAGGTGCGTACATCTTTGATAATAATGTTCTAAATAGGCAAAATAGCGTAAACATAATTCATGATACGTTCATCAATATTACGAGAACAAGTCGTACTTCACTTCTTACCCGACCACATGTTTAAAACACGTTGGTTTTCAAGTATAAAGATTGCAGAAATCACCACGCAAGTTTCCTAGCCTCTTGCCTAGCAGTAATGTGCTAGCGTTCTGCTAACGCTAATGTGGGCTAACCGGGTGTTTCTGAAATAATTACAACGATCCACCAGCCGTGGCCCTTCTAATATAGAATTTCTATAGGCCAACCCTTATTTGATACATTCTCCTACATTAGGAATTTATGTACGGCATTCGTGTTCGAATGTGTATATACCACGTCTTGTAGCAATCTACTGTCATGCAATGCATCACTACACGTGAAAGTGGATTGTTATCAATTAACTTACTTTCGTTTAAATATTTCTTTACAAATGGGATATTCTGTGCAAATGATGTGTATTTGTAAATTCTGATTCGCTATGACGAACTCAAAGGAACCACTGATGCAAGAACCTATTTCTAGAAACCAATGCCTACGTAAAACATTTTCAAGCTACAGAAACCGGTTTTAATTAAATAACGATGGACTTGATATAGGGTATTTTAACAATTTTTCAGTGACTAGCAGGGATGTTTGAACTTCGTACTTTCAAATATCATGCATCTCTAGCAAACTAAATACAAAATGTACTTTCATCTAGCTGTCCCTGCCAAGACTGAGGCCAAGTCGAAGGCACTCAAGGCCAAGAAGGCCGTGCTTAAAGGAGTCCACAgtcagaagaaaaagaagatcaGGACTTCTCCCACCTTCCGTCGCCCCAAGACCCTGCGTCTCCGCAGATCGCCCAAGTATCCTCGCAAGAGTGCTCCTCGTAGGAACAAGTGAGTGTATATAGTGTTTGTTGATTAATCATGATGGTATTCTCAGTCATTTATCTGGTGCAAATGATGATTACAGCGATCAAAGTATGAAAAATATGATTCCAAAATTTCACGTCTGATGCACCTAGTACCGTGCCAATAAGCAAAGCCTTGAACTTTGGTTTTGTTGGTGTGGTGTATAATGAAAAGTACAACAATCCCTTTTCTATTTGGCTCATGTGGGTCCAACACCTTAATTCTGGGATGGATGAGGTTTAAAGCTTTCCTTCTGGGCTGGCTGAAGTAGTGATTGCATGTTAAACTGAGGCCTGCTGCCCTGTCTCTAGGTTGGACCACTATGCCATTATCAAGTTCCCGCTGACCACCGAGTCGGCCATGAAGAAGATTGAGGACAACAACACACTGGTGTTCATCGTGGACGTTAAGGCCAACAAGCACCAGATCAAACACGCTGTCAAGAAGCTGTATGATATCGATGTGGCCAAGGTCAACACGCTCATCAGGTAGGTCCTAAAGCTGCTTTCAGTTGATCTTCAGTATTCTCTAGAACTTTCCTACCTGCCTGGTGACATGGTGTCTGTCaaatggaaggggggggggggggggggggggttggcagaTTATAAGAGTTGTCATTAGATTTGATCGGAGAAGAAGAATCCAACTATATAAAGTTGCTGTGGCAACTCGGTGCTTCAAAATGACCGTAGCCGAGGCATTCTCATTTAACATCACTGTTTTCACATTACAGGCCCGATGGTGAGAAGAAGGCATACGTCAGACTTGCACCAGATTATGATGCGTTGGACGTTGCAAACAAAGTAAGTGGACTGGTGTTTGTGTAATCGGATGATTTACAAGTGCTGTTGCGTTCAATTCACTTACTCTCTGTGATGTGACCAGTGCCACTGATGCAAGAAACGGCCTGCTATATATTGCTTGATCtaatcctttttcttttttttcagatcGGCATCATCTAAACTGGGAATGGAGATATgtggataaaaataaatatttgtaaaaatATTACTTGTATTGTCCGTGTTTAAATTGCCACTCATAATGGGGTCCATTGAGTGGATTGTATTTGGAAAATTTGTACAGAACGTGAAGTAACTTGCACGTCAATGGATTACAATGTAAGGGACAACAAATCTGCATTTGTCTATTTACAAGGGTGCTTAAAGGGTGCAATATGTTGTTGGTTAAGGGTTTTCCCTCCTGGCTACATGCTAATTTCATGTGGCCCGACAGGGACCAGTGTTGCACTCGCATAAAGGTGTTGGTGTAACTGATTTGAACTAGGgcctttcagaacctttcagtTCAAAACACCAACGGTGGTTTTCAGACCGCAGCTCTACAATCCTCATTTACTGTGTCTATCTGGGTTACTGCTGGTCTGGAAAGTACACAATAAGATTTTGGTGATTCCCAAGTCTGGTAGTATTAGAAAAAGTGAAGAAATGGTTCCTGAAATTGAGAATCACTTCAGCTTTATTGCTCTCAAATCGATATGGTCTGAAGTATACACTTTAGTTCAATAATATCACTCTTGCATTACGTTCAAGCATCAGTCTAGTTATACTACAAATCTAAGTTTTGGTGTGCTTTTAATATTGGTACATTTTAAACTCTCCTACATAAATGAATGATTTATAGTTCTGTCATGTCCCACATAGGATTATAGGACACCGCTATAACTACACAAAGCGTGTAGTACAGACACAATCAAAAACAATACATTTCATTCAACACCAAATAAACACGGCAAAGTCAGCAATCAAAAGTTCTACATTGAAACGGCCAAGCTAACATCAGCATCACACATGATGAACTTTTACAGCGACCTTCTTGAATAAACTTAATCGCAAATCATGATAAAACAGACAAAGTAAAATGAATTTCATTTTCAATTTCATCGAGCTCAAAAAAATTATAGCCTATTCTCACTGGTGCCCACCCACCGTCCTGATTCAAGGGAGAATTCCTGACCTAATTTGAGCACAGGGACCTCTTAGATAAGTTATTCAAAAGTTTTCTACACCAAACATGtttaatttgacaaaatgtacgGAGCTAAGGCATACACC
The Gadus morhua chromosome 7, gadMor3.0, whole genome shotgun sequence DNA segment above includes these coding regions:
- the rpl23a gene encoding large ribosomal subunit protein uL23 gives rise to the protein MAPKVKKEAVPAKTEAKSKALKAKKAVLKGVHSQKKKKIRTSPTFRRPKTLRLRRSPKYPRKSAPRRNKLDHYAIIKFPLTTESAMKKIEDNNTLVFIVDVKANKHQIKHAVKKLYDIDVAKVNTLIRPDGEKKAYVRLAPDYDALDVANKIGII